Proteins from a genomic interval of Triplophysa dalaica isolate WHDGS20190420 chromosome 13, ASM1584641v1, whole genome shotgun sequence:
- the gpr132b gene encoding probable G-protein coupled receptor 132b isoform X1 produces the protein MNTEKDIWKKAYDRTDLVQNKEMYTDLEQLEEMMHESSTTQSIMTTMNQSVIPPCEVPYMEDRIPLLVFYIVVFIIGLPANLVTVYLTFHQVCRKNILGIYLLSLSVCDLSYLFTLPVWAVYVNENHVWPWSSMACKVTGYVFFNNMYISIFLLCCISIDRYVAVVHAIESRGLRHKRTAAFIVFSVFLVVGLVHLPVFIMREGNAAEGSRRCFEPGQNTATVTGFNYARFCIGFCGPLAILIFTNRAILTNVQASTGLQPHQKVKVRYLAVAVVALFLICFAPYHIVLLIRAVTYHFPELQKECLFEHHVYMPYKISLGLSTFNSAINPILYVLSSNNVREEIRKSMAEMCSKMTLIPPSTHSSQHNTHSSKSNSGPVLTKQDEMRTASYVLD, from the exons atgaacacagagaaagatatttggaagaaggcttATGACCGAACAGATCTggttcagaacaaagaaatgtatacagacttggaacaactcgaag AAATGATGCATGAATCCAGTACCACACAGAGCATTATGACAACCATGAATCAGTCTGTGATCCCGCCCTGCGAAGTGCCATACATGGAGGACCGGATTCCTCTTCTGGTTTTTTACATCGTGGTTTTTATCATCGGTCTGCCTGCCAACCTGGTCACTGTCTACCTCACCTTCCACCAAGTATGTCGAAAGAACATTCTCGGGATCTACCTGCTAAGCCTATCCGTGTGTGATCTCAGCTACCTGTTTACGCTGCCAGTATGGGCAGTGTACGTCAACGAAAACCACGTATGGCCCTGGAGCTCCATGGCTTGCAAAGTGACCGgctatgtttttttcaacaacaTGTACATTAGCATATTTCTGCTTTGCTGTATTTCCATCGACCGCTACGTGGCGGTGGTCCACGCTATCGAATCCCGGGGCCTTCGTCATAAAAGGACCGCTGCTTTCATAGTGTTTTCAGTCTTCCTGGTGGTCGGCTTGGTTCACCTGCCCGTCTTTATCATGCGGGAGGGCAATGCCGCAGAGGGCAGTCGCCGCTGCTTTGAACCGGGCCAGAACACAGCGACGGTAACAGGATTCAACTATGCCCGCTTCTGCATTGGTTTTTGCGGTCCTCTGGCTATCCTGATCTTCACCAACAGGGCTATTCTTACCAACGTGCAGGCCAGCACCGGACTCCAGCCCCATCAGAAAGTGAAAGTTCGCTATCTGGCTGTGGCGGTCGTGGcgctgtttttaatttgtttcgCTCCTTATCACATCGTATTGCTTATACGAGCTGTTACCTACCACTTCCCAGAGCTGCAGAAGGAGTGCCTTTTTGAGCACCATGTTTACATGCCCTACAAAATTTCTTTGGGTTTGTCCACCTTTAACAGCGCTATTAACCCCATTCTCTACGTCCTCTCGAGTAATAACGTCCGCGAGGAGATAAGAAAAAGCATGGCAGAGATGTGTAGCAAAATGACCTTGATTCCACCCTCAACACACAGTAGCCAACATAACACGCACAGTTCTAAGAGCAATTCTGGACCTGTTCTTACAAAGCAGGATGAAATGAGGACAGCTTCTTATGTTTTAGACTAA
- the vipas39 gene encoding spermatogenesis-defective protein 39 homolog, producing MTRAKPEDDEYWNRSKLKAFTFDDEDDEFSRLKESKRAVNSLMIDAAADDDDDDNFEKVSWSGEPVGSISWSVKETASSNRSGSEPCFPKIDTTSSLSKQGSGYSLSSLFRAKSKSGGFQSFSESFSETSIRTYAPELRKPKSDRKDFVSDLSPEETVRRMQKGRAYSLEKFRSLQDKLLLLDEAVALYDGNVITAVLIYLKKSLNKDILFRVLMSRDVALHHYIHYLKEMGEQKLLVELLKALGRTEDMALVQYKENLGIKDEGRRRDFLKSCLSLPFSQDDAIHVQDHYTLLERQIIIEASDKRADGEIFKRFPRKASILNMPIITTLYYSCFYHYGESEGTYSSPANIRKTFRISEKQYILTALGARAKLRLWFDVDSLFNTKNWLGYTKKKSPIGFHKVVDILHKNNAPISVLQEYVNLIDDTEVKLGMALKYKCHDIVINTYRDLKDRQQLVVYVPKLERDSVEYRKVQEILSNGQIRWKN from the exons ATGACACGAGCCAAACCAGAAGATGATGAGTACTGGAACAGGTCCAAATTAAAAGCTTTCACATTTGATGATGAAGACGATGAGTTTTCACGG CTTAAAGAGTCCAAACGGGCCGTCAACAGCCTTATGATAGATGCTGctgctgatgatgatgatgatgataatttTGAGAAAGTCAGTTGGAGTGGAGAACCTGTGGGAA GTATCTCTTGGTCAGTTAAAGAGACTGCCTCCAGTAATCGATCAGGCAGTGAACCGTGCTTTCCCAAAATAGACACCACCTCTTCACTGTCCAAACAGGGATCTGGATACTCGCTGAGCTCTCTGTTTAGAG caaAAAGTAAATCGGGTGGTTTTCAGTCCTTCTCAGAGT CTTTTAGTGAAACATCTATAAGAACATATGCACCAGAGCTGCGAAAACCCAAATCTGATAGAAAG gattttgtCAGCGACCTGAGTCCTGAGGAAACAGTGAGGAGAATGCAGAAAGGACGG GCGTACTCGCTGGAGAAGTTCCGCTCCCTCCAGGACAAACTTTTGCTTCTTGATGAAGCAGTTGCTCTTTATGATGGCAATGTCATCACTGCT GTCTTGATCTATTTAAAAAAGTCTTTAAATAAAG ATATCCTCTTTCGAGTGTTAATGTCCAGAGATGTGGCATTGCATCATTACATTCACTATTTAAAAGAGATGGGAGAACAGAAGCTTCTGGTGGAGTTACTGAA GGCTCTCGGCAGGACGGAAGATATGGCG TTGGTGCAATACAAAGAGAACTTGGGTATTAAGGATGAAGGCAGAAGAAGAGATTTCCTGAAAAGTTGTCTCAG CCTTCCTTTTTCTCAAGACGATGCCATTCATGTTCAAGACCACTATACACTCCTCGAGagacaaatcatcatagag GCTAGTGACAAGAGGGCAGATGGTGAAATCTTTAAAAGGTTTCCAAGAAAAGCATCTATCTTAAATATGCCAATCATCACCACACTATACTACTCCTGCTTTTACCATTATGGAGAGTCTGAG GGAACTTACAGCAGCCCAGCAAACATTAGAAAAACCTTCAGG ATTTCAGAAAAGCAGTACATTCTAACAGCTCTTGGCGCGAGAGCTAAACTAAGATTATGGTTTGATGTGGATAGTTTGTTCAACACCAAAAACTGGCTTGGCTACACCAAGAAGAAATCCCCCATTGGCTTTCACAAAGTGGTGGACATCCTTCACAAAAACAACGCACCTATATCG GTCCTGCAGGAATATGTGAACCTCATCGATGACACAGAGGTCAAGCTCGGTATGGCTCTGAAGTATAAATGCCATGACATTGTCATCAAT ACGTACAGGGACCTGAAGGACCGACAGCAGCTTGTTGTGTACGTACCAAAGCTGGAGCGAGACTCTGTTGAGTACAGGAAGGTCCAAGAAATCCTCAGCAATGGG CAAATCAGATGGAAAAACTGA
- the gpr132b gene encoding probable G-protein coupled receptor 132b isoform X2, which yields MMHESSTTQSIMTTMNQSVIPPCEVPYMEDRIPLLVFYIVVFIIGLPANLVTVYLTFHQVCRKNILGIYLLSLSVCDLSYLFTLPVWAVYVNENHVWPWSSMACKVTGYVFFNNMYISIFLLCCISIDRYVAVVHAIESRGLRHKRTAAFIVFSVFLVVGLVHLPVFIMREGNAAEGSRRCFEPGQNTATVTGFNYARFCIGFCGPLAILIFTNRAILTNVQASTGLQPHQKVKVRYLAVAVVALFLICFAPYHIVLLIRAVTYHFPELQKECLFEHHVYMPYKISLGLSTFNSAINPILYVLSSNNVREEIRKSMAEMCSKMTLIPPSTHSSQHNTHSSKSNSGPVLTKQDEMRTASYVLD from the coding sequence ATGATGCATGAATCCAGTACCACACAGAGCATTATGACAACCATGAATCAGTCTGTGATCCCGCCCTGCGAAGTGCCATACATGGAGGACCGGATTCCTCTTCTGGTTTTTTACATCGTGGTTTTTATCATCGGTCTGCCTGCCAACCTGGTCACTGTCTACCTCACCTTCCACCAAGTATGTCGAAAGAACATTCTCGGGATCTACCTGCTAAGCCTATCCGTGTGTGATCTCAGCTACCTGTTTACGCTGCCAGTATGGGCAGTGTACGTCAACGAAAACCACGTATGGCCCTGGAGCTCCATGGCTTGCAAAGTGACCGgctatgtttttttcaacaacaTGTACATTAGCATATTTCTGCTTTGCTGTATTTCCATCGACCGCTACGTGGCGGTGGTCCACGCTATCGAATCCCGGGGCCTTCGTCATAAAAGGACCGCTGCTTTCATAGTGTTTTCAGTCTTCCTGGTGGTCGGCTTGGTTCACCTGCCCGTCTTTATCATGCGGGAGGGCAATGCCGCAGAGGGCAGTCGCCGCTGCTTTGAACCGGGCCAGAACACAGCGACGGTAACAGGATTCAACTATGCCCGCTTCTGCATTGGTTTTTGCGGTCCTCTGGCTATCCTGATCTTCACCAACAGGGCTATTCTTACCAACGTGCAGGCCAGCACCGGACTCCAGCCCCATCAGAAAGTGAAAGTTCGCTATCTGGCTGTGGCGGTCGTGGcgctgtttttaatttgtttcgCTCCTTATCACATCGTATTGCTTATACGAGCTGTTACCTACCACTTCCCAGAGCTGCAGAAGGAGTGCCTTTTTGAGCACCATGTTTACATGCCCTACAAAATTTCTTTGGGTTTGTCCACCTTTAACAGCGCTATTAACCCCATTCTCTACGTCCTCTCGAGTAATAACGTCCGCGAGGAGATAAGAAAAAGCATGGCAGAGATGTGTAGCAAAATGACCTTGATTCCACCCTCAACACACAGTAGCCAACATAACACGCACAGTTCTAAGAGCAATTCTGGACCTGTTCTTACAAAGCAGGATGAAATGAGGACAGCTTCTTATGTTTTAGACTAA
- the znf521 gene encoding zinc finger protein 521 isoform X2: MSRRKQAKPRSLKGHDGRIHVLDDRKCGGKKRCHCEKRKETDEEKKRHEQEEDEAKPNDHTSADHEDGRDLGFKVADPPKFTRGETFKDHQILSLDDLQNNMGNFEDKQTQNCACEDNSLSALSPACTCASYATPTSSFSSPATPTNAELTFQPIAPCGEKRKPALVSNKAYGIQSSKKLKFFNNCVDLHNHIDPKASQQYMDKKILNFPSEPKEHKKEGNVILGHSVLLEAAITAAVQTVLQCSFCPTSLKDLKELQEHVRQSHNSAVIESNVFFCSHCLRGFLTKETLDNHVQQTHCKNQSRAPDPDLLEDTTEGRALLFCPHCTHLPTFGSKLKLMQHIKKMHKMDLREERSTLGLTSPKLIKSPAEKTGQPSTDFICDYCGAKYTSLELFQTHLSSHFKGLLPKHTCSECFEEFPNQEFLDEHTISHFSHTSTLYTCESCSKSFISVKDLHGHLLEMHTLMLYRCSICQQAFSSKVSIQIHLASKHSNKRTTFHCTSCEWDFKHERDLHLHVQQKHLDKQCKVYCCIFCTETFNTDIELQCHITTHSDKCDPCVCTKTSSPLEVPLHEKLRAKSRSTEGSNVTPPPVSKPVAKDSIGTLPADNEIRDGTAELLFSTESKGKVNMNDPMFACEICGASYTMQSLLANHQLRDHHIQPGESGTVKRKVEAIQGSHKCKDCSKTFFTEMALWEHVQTHLGPTKHCQCPICGERFPSLLTLTEHKVTHSRSLDTGNCRICKLPLHSEEDFLEHCQRHPDLHNSLTGFRCVVCMQTVTSTIELKIHGTFHMQKVQGDGMTNGCAEPFDPNPDLKISLSGARRETLSMNASMFEHRFRESKTNVSLVNCCSATALIPEERTNKNALTQTTTV; the protein is encoded by the exons GTTCTGGATGACAGGAAGTGTGGAGGGAAAAAACGGTGCCACTgtgagaaaagaaaagaaacagatgAGGAAAAGAAAAGACATGAGCAAGAGGAAGATGAAG CAAAGCCTAATGATCACACCTCCGCTGACCATGAAGATGGACGTGACCTTGGATTTAAAGTGGCAGATCCGCCTAAATTCACCAGAGGAGAGACATTTAAGGATCATCAGATTCTTA GTTTAGATGATCTACAGAACAACATGGGGAACTTTGAGGACAAGCAAACTCAAAATTGTGCTTGTGAAGATAACAGTTTATCAGCCCTCTCACCAGCATGCACCTGTGCTTCGTATGCCACCCCAACTTCCAGCTTCTCCAGTCCAGCCACTCCAACAAATGCAGAATTGACGTTTCAACCAATAGCACCATGTGGAGAGAAAAGAAAGCCAGCACTTGTGTCAAACAAGGCTTACGGAATCCAATCTTCTAAAAAGCTCAAGTTTTTTAATAACTGTGTTGATCTTCACAACCACATAGACCCCAAGGCAAGCCAACAGTACATGGACAAGAAGATTTTAAATTTTCCATCTGAACCAAAGGAACACAAAAAAGAGGGAAATGTCATATTGGGTCACTCTGTGTTGCTTGAAGCGGCAATCACCGCAGCAGTTCAGACAGTCCTTCAGTGTAGCTTCTGTCCCACATCTTTAAAAGATCTGAAGGAACTACAGGAACATGTTCGGCAGTCACACAACTCGGCTGTAATCGAGAGCAATGTCTTCTTCTGCTCACACTGCCTCCGAGGGTTCCTGACGAAGGAAACACTAGATAATCATGTGCAACAGACTCACTGTAAGAACCAGAGCCGGGCACCTGATCCGGACCTTCTAGAAGACACAACAGAAGGAAGGGCTTTGCTCTTCTGTCCCCACTGCACACATTTACCTACATTTGGCAGTAAGCTCAAATTGATGCAGCATATCAAAAAGATGCACAAGATGGATCTTCGGGAGGAGAGGAGTACACTGGGTTTGACTTCCCCCAAGTTAATCAAGAGTCCAGCCGAAAAAACTGGCCAACCCTCGACCGATTTTATCTGTGACTATTGTGGGGCTAAATACACAAGTCTGGAACTGTTTCAGACTCACTTGAGCTCTCACTTCAAAGGCTTACTTCCCAAGCACACTTGCTCAGAGTGCTTCGAAGAGTTCCCAAATCAGGAATTTTTGGACGAGCATACAATTTCTCATTTTAGTCATACATCTACTCTTTACACATGTGAGAGCTGTAGTAAGTCCTTTATCAGTGTCAAAGACCTACACGGGCACCTACTTGAGATGCACACCCTCATGCTTTACCGCTGTTCCATCTGCCAGCAGGCATTTAGCTCTAAGGTGTCGATTCAAATTCACCTGGCCTCCAAACACAGCAACAAGAGAACAACGTTCCACTGTACGTCATGCGAATGGGACTTCAAGCACGAGCGTGACTTGCACCTACACGTTCAACAGAAACATCTAGACAAACAATGCAAGGTATACTGCTGCATCTTCTGTACGGAGACCTTCAACACCGACATTGAGCTGCAGTGTCATATCACCACACATAGCGACAAATGCGATCCCTGCGTTTGTACCAAGACCAGCTCTCCCCTCGAGGTGCCCTTACACGAGAAACTCCGTGCCAAGAGCCGGAGCACCGAAGGTAGCAACGTGACCCCTCCACCTGTCTCCAAACCAGTTGCCAAGGACAGCATTGGAACGCTGCCAGCGGATAATGAAATAAGAGATGGTACGGCGGAATTGCTTTTCAGCACTGAAAGCAAAGGGAAGGTGAATATGAACGATCCGATGTTCGCCTGCGAAATCTGCGGCGCCTCGTACACCATGCAGAGCCTGCTGGCTAACCACCAGCTGCGAGATCACCACATCCAGCCAGGGGAGAGCGGCACTGTCAAACGCAAAGTGGAGGCCATCCAAGGGAGCCACAAATGCAAAGACTGTTCCAAGACCTTCTTCACAGAGATGGCACTGTGGGAGCACGTCCAGACTCATCTAGGCCCCACCAAGCACTGCCAATGCCCCATATGTGGAGAGCGTTTCCCTTCATTGCTAACTCTGACTGAACACAAGGTCACCCACAGCAGGAGCCTGGACACAGGCAACTGCCGCATCTGCAAGCTTCCTCTTCACAGTGAGGAAGACTTCCTGGAACACTGTCAGAGGCACCCCGACCTGCACAACTCGCTGACGGGCTTCCGCTGCGTAGTGTGCATGCAGACTGTCACCTCCACTATTGAGCTGAAAATTCACGGAACCTTCCACATGCAGAAGGTGCAGGGGGACGGTATGACCAACGGATGCGCAGAACCCTTCGACCCCAATCCTGACCTCAAAATCTCCTTGAGTGGTGCTCGGCGGGAAACGTTGAGTATGAATGCGAGTATGTTTGAACACAGATTTAGAGAGAGTAAGACTAATGTTTCTTTGGTGAACTGCTGTTCGGCAACGGCTCTCATTCCAGAGGAGAGAACTAATAAGAATGCTCTAACCCAGACCACAACAGTTTGA
- the znf521 gene encoding zinc finger protein 521 isoform X1, producing the protein MSRRKQAKPRSLKGHDGRIHVLDDRKCGGKKRCHCEKRKETDEEKKRHEQEEDEAKPNDHTSADHEDGRDLGFKVADPPKFTRGETFKDHQILSKRERVNTVLKISKSHISTETSVKSKQLFSDQYEQISVMSSHRLTGLDDLQNNMGNFEDKQTQNCACEDNSLSALSPACTCASYATPTSSFSSPATPTNAELTFQPIAPCGEKRKPALVSNKAYGIQSSKKLKFFNNCVDLHNHIDPKASQQYMDKKILNFPSEPKEHKKEGNVILGHSVLLEAAITAAVQTVLQCSFCPTSLKDLKELQEHVRQSHNSAVIESNVFFCSHCLRGFLTKETLDNHVQQTHCKNQSRAPDPDLLEDTTEGRALLFCPHCTHLPTFGSKLKLMQHIKKMHKMDLREERSTLGLTSPKLIKSPAEKTGQPSTDFICDYCGAKYTSLELFQTHLSSHFKGLLPKHTCSECFEEFPNQEFLDEHTISHFSHTSTLYTCESCSKSFISVKDLHGHLLEMHTLMLYRCSICQQAFSSKVSIQIHLASKHSNKRTTFHCTSCEWDFKHERDLHLHVQQKHLDKQCKVYCCIFCTETFNTDIELQCHITTHSDKCDPCVCTKTSSPLEVPLHEKLRAKSRSTEGSNVTPPPVSKPVAKDSIGTLPADNEIRDGTAELLFSTESKGKVNMNDPMFACEICGASYTMQSLLANHQLRDHHIQPGESGTVKRKVEAIQGSHKCKDCSKTFFTEMALWEHVQTHLGPTKHCQCPICGERFPSLLTLTEHKVTHSRSLDTGNCRICKLPLHSEEDFLEHCQRHPDLHNSLTGFRCVVCMQTVTSTIELKIHGTFHMQKVQGDGMTNGCAEPFDPNPDLKISLSGARRETLSMNASMFEHRFRESKTNVSLVNCCSATALIPEERTNKNALTQTTTV; encoded by the exons GTTCTGGATGACAGGAAGTGTGGAGGGAAAAAACGGTGCCACTgtgagaaaagaaaagaaacagatgAGGAAAAGAAAAGACATGAGCAAGAGGAAGATGAAG CAAAGCCTAATGATCACACCTCCGCTGACCATGAAGATGGACGTGACCTTGGATTTAAAGTGGCAGATCCGCCTAAATTCACCAGAGGAGAGACATTTAAGGATCATCAGATTCTTAGTAAGCGTGAGAGGGTCAACACCGTTTTGAAAATATCCAAATCACATATCAGCACTGAAACTTCTGTAAAAAGCAAACAGCTTTTCAGTGATCAATATGAGCAGATCAGTGTAATGTCCTCTCATCGCCTCACAGGTTTAGATGATCTACAGAACAACATGGGGAACTTTGAGGACAAGCAAACTCAAAATTGTGCTTGTGAAGATAACAGTTTATCAGCCCTCTCACCAGCATGCACCTGTGCTTCGTATGCCACCCCAACTTCCAGCTTCTCCAGTCCAGCCACTCCAACAAATGCAGAATTGACGTTTCAACCAATAGCACCATGTGGAGAGAAAAGAAAGCCAGCACTTGTGTCAAACAAGGCTTACGGAATCCAATCTTCTAAAAAGCTCAAGTTTTTTAATAACTGTGTTGATCTTCACAACCACATAGACCCCAAGGCAAGCCAACAGTACATGGACAAGAAGATTTTAAATTTTCCATCTGAACCAAAGGAACACAAAAAAGAGGGAAATGTCATATTGGGTCACTCTGTGTTGCTTGAAGCGGCAATCACCGCAGCAGTTCAGACAGTCCTTCAGTGTAGCTTCTGTCCCACATCTTTAAAAGATCTGAAGGAACTACAGGAACATGTTCGGCAGTCACACAACTCGGCTGTAATCGAGAGCAATGTCTTCTTCTGCTCACACTGCCTCCGAGGGTTCCTGACGAAGGAAACACTAGATAATCATGTGCAACAGACTCACTGTAAGAACCAGAGCCGGGCACCTGATCCGGACCTTCTAGAAGACACAACAGAAGGAAGGGCTTTGCTCTTCTGTCCCCACTGCACACATTTACCTACATTTGGCAGTAAGCTCAAATTGATGCAGCATATCAAAAAGATGCACAAGATGGATCTTCGGGAGGAGAGGAGTACACTGGGTTTGACTTCCCCCAAGTTAATCAAGAGTCCAGCCGAAAAAACTGGCCAACCCTCGACCGATTTTATCTGTGACTATTGTGGGGCTAAATACACAAGTCTGGAACTGTTTCAGACTCACTTGAGCTCTCACTTCAAAGGCTTACTTCCCAAGCACACTTGCTCAGAGTGCTTCGAAGAGTTCCCAAATCAGGAATTTTTGGACGAGCATACAATTTCTCATTTTAGTCATACATCTACTCTTTACACATGTGAGAGCTGTAGTAAGTCCTTTATCAGTGTCAAAGACCTACACGGGCACCTACTTGAGATGCACACCCTCATGCTTTACCGCTGTTCCATCTGCCAGCAGGCATTTAGCTCTAAGGTGTCGATTCAAATTCACCTGGCCTCCAAACACAGCAACAAGAGAACAACGTTCCACTGTACGTCATGCGAATGGGACTTCAAGCACGAGCGTGACTTGCACCTACACGTTCAACAGAAACATCTAGACAAACAATGCAAGGTATACTGCTGCATCTTCTGTACGGAGACCTTCAACACCGACATTGAGCTGCAGTGTCATATCACCACACATAGCGACAAATGCGATCCCTGCGTTTGTACCAAGACCAGCTCTCCCCTCGAGGTGCCCTTACACGAGAAACTCCGTGCCAAGAGCCGGAGCACCGAAGGTAGCAACGTGACCCCTCCACCTGTCTCCAAACCAGTTGCCAAGGACAGCATTGGAACGCTGCCAGCGGATAATGAAATAAGAGATGGTACGGCGGAATTGCTTTTCAGCACTGAAAGCAAAGGGAAGGTGAATATGAACGATCCGATGTTCGCCTGCGAAATCTGCGGCGCCTCGTACACCATGCAGAGCCTGCTGGCTAACCACCAGCTGCGAGATCACCACATCCAGCCAGGGGAGAGCGGCACTGTCAAACGCAAAGTGGAGGCCATCCAAGGGAGCCACAAATGCAAAGACTGTTCCAAGACCTTCTTCACAGAGATGGCACTGTGGGAGCACGTCCAGACTCATCTAGGCCCCACCAAGCACTGCCAATGCCCCATATGTGGAGAGCGTTTCCCTTCATTGCTAACTCTGACTGAACACAAGGTCACCCACAGCAGGAGCCTGGACACAGGCAACTGCCGCATCTGCAAGCTTCCTCTTCACAGTGAGGAAGACTTCCTGGAACACTGTCAGAGGCACCCCGACCTGCACAACTCGCTGACGGGCTTCCGCTGCGTAGTGTGCATGCAGACTGTCACCTCCACTATTGAGCTGAAAATTCACGGAACCTTCCACATGCAGAAGGTGCAGGGGGACGGTATGACCAACGGATGCGCAGAACCCTTCGACCCCAATCCTGACCTCAAAATCTCCTTGAGTGGTGCTCGGCGGGAAACGTTGAGTATGAATGCGAGTATGTTTGAACACAGATTTAGAGAGAGTAAGACTAATGTTTCTTTGGTGAACTGCTGTTCGGCAACGGCTCTCATTCCAGAGGAGAGAACTAATAAGAATGCTCTAACCCAGACCACAACAGTTTGA